Proteins encoded by one window of Cinclus cinclus chromosome 14, bCinCin1.1, whole genome shotgun sequence:
- the NDST1 gene encoding bifunctional heparan sulfate N-deacetylase/N-sulfotransferase 1 encodes MTVLARARRGIWQLSPQVVLLLLFAFCLLSVFVSAYYLYGWKRGLEPSGDVAGLDCDEPKVAPSRLLPLKTLKVADSSRTDPLVLVFVESLYSQLGQEIVAILESSRFKYRTEIAPGKGDMPTLTDKDRGRFALIIYENILKYVNLDAWNRELLDKYCVEYGVGIIGFFKANENSLLSAQLKGFPLFLHSNLALKDCSINPKSPLLYITRPSEVEKGVLPGEDWTVFQSNHSTYEPVLLAKTKSAESIPHMSVDAALHTTVMQDLGLHDGIQRVLFGNNLNFWLHKLVFVDSVSFLTGKRLSLPLDRYILVDIDDIFVGKEGTRMKVEDVKALFDTQNELRTHIPNFTFNLGYSGKFFHTGTDAEDEGDDLLLSYVKEFWWFPHMWSHMQPHLFHNQSVLAEQMTLNKKFAIEHGIPTDMGYAVAPHHSGVYPVHVQLYEAWKQVWSIRVTSTEEYPHLKPARYRRGFIHNGIMVLPRQTCGLFTHTIFYNEYPGGSSELDKIINGGELFLTVLLNPISIFMTHLSNYGNDRLGLYTFKHLVRFLNSWTNLKLQTLPPVQLAQKYFQIFSEEKDPLWQDPCEDKRHKDIWSKEKTCDRFPKLLIIGPQKTGTTALYLFLGMHPDLSSNYPSSETFEEIQFFNGHNYHKGIDWYMEFFPIPSNTTSDFYFEKSANYFDSEVAPRRAAALLSKAKIITILINPADRAYSWYQHQRAHDDLVALKYTFHEVITAGPEAAPKLRTLQNRCLVPGWYATHIERWLNSYHANQILVLDGKLLRTEPAKVMETVQKFLGVTNFIDYHKTLAFDPKKGFWCQLLDGGKTKCLGKSKGRKYPEMDSDSRSFLRDYYRDHNIELSKLLYKMGQTLPTWLREELQSTR; translated from the exons ATGACTGTGCTGGCCAGGGCCCGGCGGGGTATCTGGCAGCTCTCTCCGCAGGTGGTGTTGCTCCTGCTCTTTGCCTTCTGCTTGCTCAGTGTTTTCGTCTCTGCTTACTATTTATATGGGTGGAAAAGGGGCTTGGAGCCCTCTGGGGACGTGGCGGGGCTGGACTGCGACGAGCCCAAGGTGGCCCCTTCCCGTTTGCTGCCACTGAAGACCCTCAAGGTGGCCGACTCCTCTCGCACAGACCCCTTGGTGCTGGTCTTCGTGGAGAGCCTCTACTCCCAGCTGGGCCAGGAGATTGTGGCCATTTTGGAGTCGAGTCGCTTCAAATACAGGACAGAGATTGCCCCGGGGAAGGGGGACATGCCCACACTGACCGACAAGGACCGGGGACGCTTTGCACTCATCATCTACGAGAACATCCTCAAGTATGTCAACCTGGATGCCTGGAaccgggagctgctggacaaGTACTGCGTGGAGTATGGTGTGGGCATCATTGGCTTCTTCAAG GCCAATGAAAACAGCCTTCTGAGTGCCCAGCTGAAGGGCTTCCCACTCTTCCTGCACTCCAACCTGGCGCTGAAGGACTGCAGCATCAACCCCAAGTCACCCCTGCTGTACATCACACGCCCCAGTGAGGTGGAGAAGGGTGTGCTCCCCGGAGAGGACTGGACTGTCTTCCAGTCCAACCACTCCACCTACGAGCCTGTCCTCCTGGCCAAGACCAAGTCAGCTGAGTCCATCCCGCACATGAGTGTGGACGCTGCCCTGCACACCACTGTGATGCAGGACCTgggcctccacgatggcattCAGAGGGTGCTTTTCGGCAACAACCTCAACTTCTGGCTGCACAAGTTGGTCTTTGTGGACTCTGTCTCCTTCCTGACGGGCAAGAGGTTGTCTCTGCCCCTTGACCGCTACATCCTGGTGGACATCGATGACATCTTTGTGGGCAAGGAGGGCACACGCATGAAGGTGGAAGATGTCAAG GCACTGTTTGACACACAGAATGAGCTGCGCACCCACATCCCAAACTTCACCTTCAACCTGGGATACTCAGGGAAATTCTTCCACACAG GTACTGATGCTGAGGACGAAGGCGATGACCTGCTGCTGTCCTACGTGAAGGAGTTCTGGTGGTTCCCCCACATGTGGAGCCACATGCAGCCTCACCTCTTCCACAACCAGTCGGTTCTCGCCGAGCAGATGACCTTAAACAAGAAATTCGCTATA GAGCATGGCATCCCCACTGACATGGGGTACGCTGTGGCCCCCCACCACTCGGGTGTGTACCCTGTCCACGTGCAGCTGTACGAAGCTTGGAAGCAGGTTTGGTCCATCAGGGTGACGAGCACCGAGGAATATCCACACCTGAAACCCGCTCGCTACCGCCGTGGCTTCATCCACAATGGCATCATG gtACTCCCCCGACAAACCTGTGGCCTGTTCACACACACCATTTTCTACAATGAATACCCTGGTGGCTCCAGTGAGCTGGACAAAATCATCAATGGGGGTGAACTGTTCCTGACTGTCCTCCTGAACCCC ATCAGCATCTTCATGACCCATCTGTCCAACTATGGCAACGACCGCCTGGGCTTGTACACCTTCAAGCACCTGGTCCGCTTCCTCAACTCCTGGACCAACTTGAAGCTGCAGACATTGCCCCCTGTGCAGCTGGCACAGAAGTACTTCCAGATATTTTCTGAGGAGAAGGACCCACTGTGGCAG GATCCCTGTGAAGACAAACGACACAAGGACATTTGGTCCAAAGAAAAGACCTGTGACCGATTCCCGAAGCTTCTCATCATCGGGCCTCAAAAAACAG GAACAACTGCCCTTTATCTCTTTCTGGGGATGCACCCGGACCTGAGCAGCAACTACCCCAGCTCAGAGACCTTTGAGGAGATACAGTTCTTCAATGGACACAACTATCACAAGGGCATCGACTG GTACATGGAATTCTTCCCCATCCCTTCCAACACCACCTCTGACTTCTACTTTGAGAAAAGTGCCAACTACTTTGACTCTGAAGTGGCTCCCCGGcgagctgcagccctgctgtccaAGGCCAAAATCATCACCATCCTCATCAACCCTGCAGATCGAGCCTACTCCTGGTATCAG CACCAGCGAGCTCACGATGACCTGGTTGCCCTGAAGTACACCTTCCACGAGGTGATCACAGCGGGGCCCGAGGCTGCCCCGAAGCTGCGGACCCTGCAGAATCGCTGCCTGGTGCCAGGCTGGTACGCCACCCACATCGAGCGCTGGCTCAACAGCTACCACGCCAACCAG ATCCTGGTGCTGGATGGCAAGCTGCTCCGTACAGAACCTGCCAAAGTGATGGAGACGGTCCAGAAATTCCTTGGCGTGACCAACTTCATTGATTATCACAAGACCCTGGC GTTTGATCCAAAGAAAGGATTCTGGTGTCAGCTTCTGGatggagggaaaacaaaatgcttgGGAAAGAGCAAAGGGAGGAAGTACCCCGAGATGGATTCAGAT TCACGCTCCTTCCTGCGGGACTATTACAGGGACCATAACATAGAGCTCTCCAAGCTCCTGTACAAAATGGGGCAGACGTTGCCCACCTGGCTgcgggaggagctgcagagcaccaggtag